CCTGCATCGGCAACAGCGGCCCGTTGCCGGAGGCGATCAGCAAGGCGATTCATCAGGGAAACCTGGTGGCCGTGGCGGTCCTTTCCGGGAACCGCAATTTCGAAGGACGCATCAACCCGGATGTCCGCGCCAACTATCTGGCCAGCCCGCCGCTGGTTGTCGCCTATGCGCTGGCCGGGCGGATGGATATCGACCTCTACAATGAACCGCTGGGAAAGGATAAAAAAGGGAAGGATGTTTTCCTGAAAGACATCTGGCCCTCCACCGGCGAGATCGGCGACGCCGTCCGCAAATCGGTGAAACCCGAAATGTTCATTGAAAAATACGGTGATGTTTACAAAGGGGATGAACTCTGGCAGGCCCTCCCCGTGCCGGAAGGGGATCGTTACGCCTGGGAGCCCGATTCCACCTATATAAGAAAACCCCCCTTCTTTGAACAAATGCCCCGCCAACCCGCCCTGCCGGCCGATATTCCCGGCGCCCGCGTGCTGGTGAGTTTAAACAACTCGGTGACAACCGACCATATTTCGCCCGCCGGATCGATTGCGAAAGACTCCCCGGCGGCCAAATATCTGACATCCCACGGTGTAGACCCAAAAGATTTTAATTCCTATGGTTCCCGCCGAGGCAACCATGAAGTGATGATCCGCGGCACCTTCGGCAACATCCGGCTGAAAAATCTTCTCGTCCCCGGCGTTGAAGGGGGATGGACACGGCATTTGCCTGACGGCGAGAGAATGAGCATTTATGACGCGTCGATGAAATACCAGAAAGAAAAGGTCCCTCTCCTGGTCATTGCCGGAAAGGAATACGGCTCCGGCTCGTCCCGCGACTGGGCGGCGAAGGGAACACGGCTTCTGGGCATTCAGGCCGTGATCGCCGAATCGTACGAAAGAATTCACCGGAGCAACCTGATCGGCATGGGGGTTCTGCCCCTGCAATTTACGGAGGGACAAAACCGCGAATCACTGGGGCTGACGGGCGAAGAGGTCTATGAGATTGCGGGGATCCGCGAAAATCTTTCTCCGGGCAAGATTCTGAAAGTCAAAACAGACACCGGCAAATCGTTTCAGGCCGTCAGCCGGATTGATACGCCGGTGGAGCTGGAATATTACCGCCACGGGGGGATTTTGCAGTACGTTTTGCGGCAACTGATCTGATCATCTCTTCATAATCCAGATCGTCGCGAATCCCGAATCGCGTCAACACGAAATCGTATTTTACCGGATCGTCCGGGACAATCTTCCGGAATTTTTCAGTGATCTCCAATGCGGTCTTCAAATTTGCCTGTTTTCTCCGGGTCATTTTGAGTTTCCGGCAGATCCGGTGGATATGGGTGTCCACCGGCATCACCAGCTTGGAGGGGGGAACCTGATCCCACCCGCCGGGCTCGACATCGTCCTTTCGCACCATCCACCGGAGATACATGTGAAGCCGCTTGGCGGCGCTCCCCCGTTCCGGCGGCGGGAGCATCTCCAACACCTCCGGTCCTCCCAATTTTCCAAGCAGGGAAACAAAGGCGGAGAGCGCCGGGAGGATGGTGTCGTCGGAGGGGCCATAGCCTTTCAAAAAAGCCTTTTCCAGGCTTCCGTGCTCCTCAAGGACCCGCTTGATCCCGACAAGAAGACTAACCAGATGCCTCCCCCGGTGCCAGCGGTGGTAAAATTTCCTGAATATCCGGCGCAAATCCTTTTCGCTTGCGGCGCTCAAGAATTGTGCCGGATTTTTTCCCATTTTTTCGAGGACGCCTGAAACGCTCTTCAAGATCTGTTTGACGTTCCCGTAGGCCAGCGCCGACGAGACAAGCCCTACCACTTCCCGGTCGCATGGATCGTCGTAACGATAGACAAATTCCAGCGGATCGGGGTGGACGAATTCCCGGCGGTTGGTGGCGGCGTACAGGGAATCAAGATTGGACCGCAAAAAACCTTGACTTTTTGAGACGAGAATCATGATCCTTACTTACCACTCCAAGTCAAACGAATGCGATACCTGTTTTTATCACTGCAACTTTTTGGTTTCATCCCGCTTCTGGGGCCGGCCGGGGATTCAATAGCCGCCGACAAGCCGCCCCCGCCTCCCGGTTGCGAGAAGCTTAAGGCCGAAGACCCCGGTCTGCCGGAGCCCTGCCGCATCTGGTTTTCGCTCACGTCTTCCCAAACCCCGCAAAACCTGTCTCAACAAAATGCGCCTCAACCGTCTGAACAAAATTCCATGACCGTTACCCGGACCGGTGCGCAATACAAAACAGCCGCGTCCAAAACTTCCGGCTGGTTTCGTTCGGGGCAGGAGGCGGACATCGCCCTTTCCGCGATCGATTTCAACAAAAGCGGCGGGCCACTCCTCTTCAACCACAATGGCGGCATCGCCACCGAGGGCACCCGTTTGATTCTGGCGGACCGGACCAACAACCGCATCCTTATCTGGAACACCCTCCCCAACGGCAACCAGCCGCCCGATCTTGTCCTCGGTCAGCCTGACTTTGATTCCAACGATCCCGGGCAGGGACTCAATCAGCTCAACTGGCCCATCGCCGTCGCTACCGACGGAATACATCTGGTGGTTGCGGACACCTACAACAACCGGGTGTTGATATGGAAAACGTTCCCGACGCAAAACACCCAGCCAGCCGATTTTGCCTTGAGCACTTTCACCGGACCAGGCGGCGCCGGCAGCAGAATCAGCTGGCCGTGGGCGGTCTGGACCAACGGTGCCAAATTGGTGGTCACCAGCACTTGGAGCAAAGAGGTGTTTATCTGGAACACATTTCCAACCGGCGCCGACAAGGCCCCCGATGTGACGCTGGCAAACGACGGTTTTGGCACGCCGCGCTCGATCGCCAGTGACGGAACTCATCTGGTGATCGGCGATCACAACGGCTTTAAAGACGGCGCGACCTTTTTTTGGAAGACCTTCCCGACGCGGGACAACCAGCCCTACGACTTCGCCATTCGCGACCCGCTCGCCATCGGGGCGCCCAATCCGCAAGTTCACCCTGAATACCTTTTCGGCCCGACAATCACTGCGGACGGCAAATTGCTCGGCCTTTTAAACGGCGCGTTTGTCGTCTGGAATTCGTTCCCAACGGGAGATGACGACGCGCCGGATTTGATCGTGCGCGTTTCAAGAGGACGTGACGCATTTTTCGGCGGAAGGAGCACGGGAGACGGTTCCGGTGTTGCGGCTACCGGGAATCGCCTCTATCTGTCGCTCGCCAACGGCAATCGTATCGTTGCCTATCAGTCGATGCCGACGAGTGAGAATCAAAAACCGGATTTTGCAATCGGCAGTCCGGATGTCGACACCAACACGCTGGCCACGCATTATTTCATCACGAATCCGATTTTGGCCACCGACGGAACCGGCCTCTTTGCCGTTTCGGATTTCGACGGAAAAATGTACGTCTGGAAAAACCTGCCGGATGAGAGCGGCGCCTATCCGGACCTGGTGTATTCTCTCAACGGCGGGATGCTTGACAGCGAAATCCACGGAGGCGCGCTTGTCCTCGCCGGCCATCGGAAGGTCGCGATTTGGGACAAACTCCCCTACAACGGGGAACAGCCGACAAGGGTGTTCACCGATCGGATCGGCAATGTCACCTTCCAAGACTTGCGCGGCGTTGCCCTGGATAGCGCCTATTTTTACCTTTCGGACGCGCAAGCCAAAAAAATTTACGTCTGGCGCGGCCTGCCGGGCCAGAATGACAATCCGATCTTTACGCTGTCGGCGGAAAACCCGGGGAGAATCTCAAGCGACGGCAAGTATCTGGTGGTCGGGGTCCATCCCACCGGCTCCCCTTCGCCGAACGTCGAGCTGTTTACCGTGGACGGTTTGAGCGCCAACAGCCAGCCCCGGCGGATCGGCTCTTTTAATCAGCCACAGTATGCCTTTGTGGCCGATGGCCGCCTTTTTGTCGCCGAGACGGGGGCGAGCCGGGTGCGGATCTGGAAAAATATTGCGGACGCTCTTGCGGGAAAAGAAGCCGACACCATTCTTGGAAACACCGACCTGTCGCGCCCGGCGCCCGGCGGGAAGGGGATGGAGCCGCCGGGGGTCAAGCCGTCGATCGGCCGCAATAAGCTTTTTCTTCCCATCGGCATGGCGTGGGACGGAAATTATCTTTGGGTCGGGGAAAACAAATTTTCGTACCGCATTCTGCGTTTCAGCCCGCACCCTTAAATCCCTAACCCTCGTTAGAAGCTTTACAAAATCCCAACGATCGTAATAAATGAGTATTTGATCAATGGTGGCTGTAGCTCAGCTGGTTAGAGCACCTGACTGTGGCTCAGGGGGTCGTGGGTTCAAATCCCATCAGCCACCCCAATGACAATGACTCGAATCAGGGATTAGCAATGAAGTTTTCCATTTATCTTTTTTCCCCGTTTTCTAGCGAAGTTGACAGTCCAACCCAAAATGGAGTCTGGTCGAAGTGTCCGGTATCGAAAAATGATAGCCGTCAGGCTTATAATCGATCTCGGCCACTGCCTCCTTGGAAGCACCTTGTTGTAAAGCGATTCGCCAAAGCGCGTCGAAAGGACAGGCCGGAGGGGGGATTACGGGACTCGGCAACCCGCCTTCCACGGAAAGGAGGTCTCGCTTCATGCCTAGGTTCATGTACACATAATTTGTTCGAGCCGTGCCTCTCTGTCGCTGAACCGCCCAAGACCTCCAGGGGGTCGAGACATCGATATTGATTGGTTGATACCAGGAACCGTCCGGGCTTCCTCCAGCCCCGATCGGAGGAGCCTCTTCCGGCGGCCGGGTCAGCTTTTGGACAAAGTGATATTTCACCGGTACCATCGCGGCGCGCACGTAGTCGGCCTTCAAGTCGATCGTTCCATCGGACCGGACACATTCAGCCTCTAAAGAGAGCAACTCCACCCCATCACCGGCATACCGACGTATCTCTGCAAACGACCCTACCGGATCGAAACGCCTTGCATCACCCGGAACGAAGGTTGTGTCGACGAACAAGGTTGTCACAAACGAGATAAAATAGGAGATCAGGAAGAATCCGCCGATGATGAAGAAAATGGTGCGTAGTTTTTTCATGGATAAGACTCCGTGGATTGTAACCATTTATCGGTCATGCATCAAGCCGCCGTCGAAAACCGCTGGCACGCGGTTCGAAAATCGTCTATGTATCCACCCCACAGATGAAATCCTACCGCGAAGAATTGTGGTTTGAGACCAAAACAAGGCGGGCGTTTGTCAATATAACACCCGCAGTTACGGTGGCCCTTAAAAAGAGCGGCATCCGGGAGGGGCTTTGCCTGGTCAATGCGATGCATATCTCGGCCTCGGTTTTCATCAATGACGACGAGCGCGGCCTTCATCAGGATTTCGAGGCCTTTCTGGAAAAGCTCGCCCCTCATGAGCCGATCGGTCAATACCGCCACAACGACACCGGCGAGGACAACGCCGACGCCCATATCAAGCGGCAGGTCATGGGGCGTGAGGCGGTTGTCGCCGTGACGAACGGAAAACTCGATTTCGGTCCGTGGGAACAGATTTTCTACGGTGAATTCGACGGGAGAAGAAAGAAAAGGGTTTTGGTGAAGATTGTCGGCGATTAAATATGAAACGCGTACTGAAAAACGAAATCGTCGCCGAATGTCCCATGGACAAATTTTTTGCCTATGCAACCACCATGAGGCACTGGCCCGAATGGCATCCTGTAACCTTGTCGGTTACGGGTCAAGTCGCAAAGCCGGCAAAAACGGGGGACAGGGCCCACGAAAAAGTGAGAACGGCCCGATTTTTTTCGGGAACAATCGACTGGAAAATCGTCAAATCCATTCCGCCTGTCGAGTTTTCCATGCAGGCATTAAAGATCAATCTGCCTCTCCTTGGCGGCGCCCGGGTGAAAATCGATTACCGCTTTGAGCCCCTGGGGAAAAAGAAAACCCGAATGACCCGGATCTTTCAATATCAACTCCCTTTTTACCTCGTCGTGCTGGACACCCTCTACCTTATATGGCAAAATGAAAAACGAATCGGCGGAGGCCATGAAAAGACTTAAACTCCTTGCAAGCGGTTCGAAAATTGTCCAATAATGCATCCTGTCAATCGTTCCATGCGCATTCCGCCGAAAAAAAGCGCCTTTTACCTCCTTTTGACAGTGGGGATCGTTTTTTTCGTGACACTCCGGACGGGCGCCGAAACGGTGACCAATGAGACGATTCTGGAATACTTCGGGAAATCATCCCGGGCCAAGCCGGAAATCGGCAACGCCCACGATCTGATGGCCCAGCAGTCCGACGACCTGGTGGGCCTTCTCCGGAATTTTCTCGAGGGAGACATAAAAAAGGCGGCGGAAAACACCGCCCAACTGATCAAAACAATAAGGTCGGGATACAAATTAAAATTTCTCAATCCCGAAAACGACACGGAGGGAATTCTTCTGAAAGGGATGCTCGACACTTTGAATCAGGCGGAACTCATGCAGGCAAAAGTCAGGGAGAACGATTTTGTCGGCGCCTATATCAACTATATGCTTTTGATCAACCAGTGCGTCAAATGCCATCAAAGGGCGAGGCCCGGCGGGAAGTTGCCGGAACTGCCGCAGGCCATTCCGCAATCTTTCCCCCAAACGGCGCCCGCGGCCCCGACAGCGCCGGTCGCCCCCCAATCGCGCTCGTAGCTCAGCTGGTTAGAGCACCTGACTGTGGCTCAGGGGGCCGTGGGTTCAAATCCCATCAGCCACCCCAAACGGAGAACAGGTTGACTTCACAAAATTCTAAAACGCAATCATTGTAGCCGCGAGCAACAAGAGAAGAAAGGTCATTAAATGTTGGTAAACCAGCTGAGGAGAGAGGCGAAAAATCCAGTTTCCACACACAGAATAAGTGACGGCTGACAGAATCGGGAGAAAAAGAATTTTTAGATCAATAGTTGGGCTAGAAATGACCAAAAGCAGGAGGAGTTGAATCATCGCCATCATGAGGTAGCCAAAGGCGATATGAGAGCGGGTTTCTGACTTTTCGGAAAAGGCCGAACTGACCAGAGCAGTTAGCAGGCCGCCTCCCATATTGGTGGTGCCGTGAACCAAACCGATTAAGACCATAAAGAACCGTTGGTATTTTTCGAACAGCTTTTTTGTCCGTTCAAATATTGTTGGAGAGAACCTGAGGAGAGCAGTCACGAGGATAAGTGTTCCGATGATCGGTTTGAGCGAGAGAGGCGGCATTATGCCGTTAAAGCTGATGAGGCAACCGATCAGCAGGAACGGGAGGCCAAAGAGGATAAAGGAGCGTCGAAAAGCATTGAGTTGTTTTCTGCCTTCATAGACTTGCAAAAGACTCACAATCATCGAACAGGGAAGCAAGTAGAGAAGCGCCTCCTGAAACGGATAACCGAGAAGGAGGAGGAGAGGAGTGCCAACAAAGAGCAATCCGATTCCGAACAGTGACTGAATGAATGAACAGCCGATAACGACAAAAATCAAAGGCGTCACGTAATCCTCATTAATCCTGAATCTTGCGCCAAAAAATCTTTAACCAGCCATCAATCTTTTCTCAATTGCGGCCTGGAGCCGCCAAGCTGCTTCCTCTGCGGTTTTTCAGGAAGGTAGTTTTCCTTTGAAACCACCCGGCGACCGTGGTCTCCACCGAAAGGGGGGTGACAATTTGTCCCCACCCTTTGGCTAACTCCTCGTCCCGACTACGCATTTTCTTGATATAGTCCGAAGCGTTTGGGGTATCGGTAAGGGCTTCCACGACATCGGCTACAACGAACCACCATTCATTTTGGTGAAGCGTTCGGCGGATGCTCTTACCCTTGAAGACGACGAGTTTATGTTCGGAGGCGGCCATGCTCAAACCCATAATCACAGTTCGATCACATCCTCAAGCGAAGATATCACGCCGCCAGTGAAAACTCTTGGCATGCCGTTCTAAAATCGTCTATGTATCCACAACGACACCGGCGAGGATAACGCCGATGCCCATATCAAACGGCAGATCATGGGGCGCGAGGTGGTTGTTGCCGTGACGAACGGGAAGCTGGATTTCGGCCCGTGGGAACAGATCTTCTACGGCGAATTCGACGGGAGGAG
This is a stretch of genomic DNA from Deltaproteobacteria bacterium. It encodes these proteins:
- a CDS encoding TIGR02757 family protein, producing the protein MILVSKSQGFLRSNLDSLYAATNRREFVHPDPLEFVYRYDDPCDREVVGLVSSALAYGNVKQILKSVSGVLEKMGKNPAQFLSAASEKDLRRIFRKFYHRWHRGRHLVSLLVGIKRVLEEHGSLEKAFLKGYGPSDDTILPALSAFVSLLGKLGGPEVLEMLPPPERGSAAKRLHMYLRWMVRKDDVEPGGWDQVPPSKLVMPVDTHIHRICRKLKMTRRKQANLKTALEITEKFRKIVPDDPVKYDFVLTRFGIRDDLDYEEMIRSVAAKRTAKSPRGGNIPAPPAYQSG
- a CDS encoding YjbQ family protein, translated to MKSYREELWFETKTRRAFVNITPAVTVALKKSGIREGLCLVNAMHISASVFINDDERGLHQDFEAFLEKLAPHEPIGQYRHNDTGEDNADAHIKRQVMGREAVVAVTNGKLDFGPWEQIFYGEFDGRRKKRVLVKIVGD
- a CDS encoding SRPBCC family protein; this encodes MKRVLKNEIVAECPMDKFFAYATTMRHWPEWHPVTLSVTGQVAKPAKTGDRAHEKVRTARFFSGTIDWKIVKSIPPVEFSMQALKINLPLLGGARVKIDYRFEPLGKKKTRMTRIFQYQLPFYLVVLDTLYLIWQNEKRIGGGHEKT
- a CDS encoding sulfite exporter TauE/SafE family protein — translated: MIFVVIGCSFIQSLFGIGLLFVGTPLLLLLGYPFQEALLYLLPCSMIVSLLQVYEGRKQLNAFRRSFILFGLPFLLIGCLISFNGIMPPLSLKPIIGTLILVTALLRFSPTIFERTKKLFEKYQRFFMVLIGLVHGTTNMGGGLLTALVSSAFSEKSETRSHIAFGYLMMAMIQLLLLLVISSPTIDLKILFLPILSAVTYSVCGNWIFRLSPQLVYQHLMTFLLLLLAATMIAF